The following proteins are co-located in the Billgrantia tianxiuensis genome:
- a CDS encoding cytochrome c oxidase assembly protein, with amino-acid sequence MPGATEHAIAASLLSWLPLLVLGVITLIYLAAARRQRRTQHGWSGWRCIFFLLGSLLLAIALFPPVMSWAHHDLRGHMVVHLLIGMLAPLAWVLAAPMTLTLRSLPTPAARRLVSTLQSLPIRLVSHPFGALLLNIGGMYLLYLTPLYAASLQNSLLHHWVHLHFLVAGYLFCWSILAGPDTSPHRLSLRLRLGVLFVSVATHALLGKLMYGYLWPRGTGHGVEEIQAAAQLMYYGGDLAELLLAVALMTLTLMRHRHRASPNVFELHGNQAGGGHSIALADLHERIVQRRS; translated from the coding sequence GTGCCCGGTGCGACTGAACACGCAATAGCGGCTTCGCTGCTGTCGTGGCTGCCGCTGTTGGTGTTGGGCGTCATCACGCTGATCTATCTGGCGGCCGCTCGCCGCCAGCGGCGCACCCAGCACGGCTGGAGCGGCTGGCGCTGCATTTTCTTCCTGCTGGGCAGCCTGCTACTGGCCATCGCATTGTTCCCGCCGGTGATGAGCTGGGCGCACCACGACCTGCGCGGCCACATGGTCGTGCATCTGCTGATCGGCATGCTGGCGCCGCTGGCGTGGGTGCTGGCCGCCCCGATGACGTTGACGCTCAGGAGCCTGCCGACGCCTGCGGCACGCCGGCTTGTCAGCACTCTTCAGAGCCTGCCAATACGCCTCGTGTCGCACCCGTTCGGCGCTCTGCTGCTCAATATCGGCGGCATGTACTTGCTCTATCTCACCCCGCTCTACGCCGCCTCGTTGCAGAACTCCCTCCTACACCATTGGGTGCACCTACACTTCCTGGTAGCTGGATACCTGTTCTGCTGGTCCATTCTCGCTGGCCCGGACACCTCGCCGCACCGGCTGAGCCTGCGCTTACGCCTGGGCGTACTGTTCGTTTCGGTAGCCACCCACGCCCTGCTGGGTAAGCTCATGTACGGCTACCTGTGGCCGCGCGGCACCGGCCATGGCGTGGAGGAGATCCAGGCCGCCGCCCAGTTGATGTACTACGGCGGCGACCTGGCCGAGCTGTTGCTGGCGGTGGCCTTGATGACGCTAACGCTCATGCGGCACCGACATCGAGCCTCACCAAACGTATTCGAGCTGCATGGCAACCAAGCTGGCGGTGGGCATTCCATAGCGCTCGCCGATCTCCACGAGCGTATCGTCCAGCGCCGCAGCTGA
- a CDS encoding DUF2243 domain-containing protein: MTSPQPSPAPATPHDARRSLWFAAMVGAGVMAGIDEIVFHQLLQWHHFFDHATPTIGILSDGLLHAAELLAIVIGAFLLVDLAQRRRLAARWAWAGFFLGMGGFQLFDGIVSHKILRIHQIRYGVDLLVYDLTWNLTAVALLLVGVALYRRARRRERG; encoded by the coding sequence ATGACCTCACCCCAGCCCTCACCGGCTCCCGCTACCCCCCACGATGCACGGCGATCGCTGTGGTTCGCCGCGATGGTGGGCGCCGGCGTAATGGCCGGTATCGACGAGATCGTCTTTCACCAGTTGCTGCAGTGGCACCACTTCTTCGACCATGCCACGCCGACCATCGGTATCCTCTCGGACGGCTTGCTGCATGCGGCCGAACTGCTCGCCATCGTGATCGGCGCCTTCCTGCTGGTCGACCTGGCCCAGCGCAGACGACTGGCAGCACGCTGGGCCTGGGCCGGTTTTTTCCTCGGCATGGGCGGCTTCCAGCTGTTCGATGGGATCGTCAGCCACAAGATCCTGCGCATTCACCAGATCCGCTACGGCGTCGACCTGCTCGTCTACGATCTGACCTGGAACCTGACCGCCGTGGCCCTGCTGCTGGTAGGCGTGGCGCTCTATCGCCGCGCCAGGCGACGGGAACGGGGCTGA